Proteins encoded together in one Oncorhynchus nerka isolate Pitt River linkage group LG19, Oner_Uvic_2.0, whole genome shotgun sequence window:
- the LOC115147065 gene encoding opsin-3-like has translation MSHPPPLTPQGATIVVESRNFNFSTEDSSAANPNANDSVRDSLVYSEKSELSRTGHTVVAVFLGVILLLGFISNFFVFLLFARFQVLRTPINLILLNISVSDMLVCIFGTPFSFAASLYGRWLIGDQGCKWYGFANTLFGIVSLVSLAVLSYERYSTILSSTKADPSDYKKAWLAIAGAWLYSLVWTVPPFFGWSSYGPEGPGTICSVQWHQRSSGNISYVTCLFIFCLLLPLLLMVICYGKILFFIRGVAKTNQLSAHRRETHVLVMVVSMVSCYLLCWMPYGVVALLAAFGQVGLVGPTTSIVPSILAKSSTFLNPIIYILLNNQFYRCFLAFMSCG, from the exons ATGTCTCATCCACCACCATTGACTCCGCAAGGCGCTACAATAGTTGTTGAAAGCCGCAACTTCAATTTCAGTACCGAGGACAGTTCCGCGGCGAACCCCAACGCGAATGACAGTGTCCGTGACTCTCTCGTATACAGCGAGAAGTCCGAGCTCAGCAGGACAGGGCACACAGTGGTTGCAGTATTCCTCGGTGTCATTTTACTATTAGGATTCATCAGCAATTTCTTCGTCTTTCTCCTCTTCGCACGGTTCCAGGTGCTGAGGACGCCCATCAACCTCATCCTGCTCAACATCAGCGTGAGTGACATGCTGGTGTGTATCTTTGGAACTCCCTTCAGTTTTGCTGCGAGCCTCTACGGCAGATGGCTCATCGGAGACCAAGGGTGCAAGTGGTACGGTTTCGCCAACACGCTTTTCG GCATCGTTTCTCTAGTATCTCTGGCCGTCCTGTCCTACGAGCGCTACTCCACGATATTGTCTTCCACAAAGGCTGACCCGTCTGACTACAAGAAGGCCTGGCTGGCCATCGCGGGCGCCTGGCTCTACTCCTTGGTGTGGACGGTGCCACCTTTCTTTGGCTGGAGCAGCTACGGTCCTGAGGGCCCAGGCACCATATGCTCAGTGCAGTGGCACCAGCGCTCTTCTGGGAACATCTCCTATGTCACCTGCCTCTTCATCTTCTGCCTCCTGCTTCCCCTGCTGCTCATGGTCATCTGCTATGGGAAGATCCTCTTTTTCATCCGTGgg GTCGCCAAAACCAACCAGTTGTCTGCACATCGGCGGGAGACCCATGTGTTGGTGATGGTTGTCTCCATGGTGTCCTGCTACCTGCTGTGCTGGATGCCCTACGGGGTGGTAGCTCTGCTAGCTGCTTTCGGCCAGGTTGGCCTGGTCGGCCCAACAACAAGcattgttccctccatcctcGCCAAAAGTAGCACGTTTCTCAACCCTATCATATATATCCTGTTAAACAACCAG TTTTACAGGTGCTTCCTGGCCTTCATGAGCTGTGGGTAA